Part of the Nitrospirota bacterium genome, TATTGAGAGGAGGGAGGGGGTGTCCCCTTCCCAATAACGTCTCAGAGGGCCAGTGCAAGGCTGGCCCCGGCGAGGGCGATCGACCCTCCGAGCAGGCGCATCCCCATGAGGGGGATGCGACGCGCCACAAGCAGTCCCACCGCATGCAATCCCCATGTCGAGGTGGCCAGACCCGCCAGATATCCCGCCTGGAGGGAGAGGCCCATGCCCTCCGTGCCGTGCGCATGTCCGTGCAGCAGGCCGACCGACGCGGCCATCAGGATGCCGGCCGCGAGCCTCGGCGGTGACTGGACCGCCGCCATGAGTCCGAGCACGAGCACCGACATGGCGAGGGCCATTTCCGCGACGGCGAACGGGGCGATGCCCGGGCCCAGGGCGGCGCTTGTCAGGGTGGCAAGGCTGAAGGCCAGGGGGAGAATCCAGGCCTTTCTTCCTGCAAGGGAGCCTGCCCACAGGCCGATCGCCAGGGCGGCAAGCAGGTGGTCCATGCCCACTAGCGGGTGCAGCAGGCCACTGACCAGTCCTCCAGGCTCTTCGCCCATCTCGTGGGCGAGGGACAGGGAGGGAAGGACAAGCATGAGGAGGGCAATAAGACGGGCCATGAAGACTCCGGCAGAAGGGGAACGATGGTATACAGTCTAGCCAGAGTCATCGGGAACCTCCTGCCATATGTGCCTCGCCATCCCCATGCAGA contains:
- a CDS encoding HupE/UreJ family protein, with protein sequence MARLIALLMLVLPSLSLAHEMGEEPGGLVSGLLHPLVGMDHLLAALAIGLWAGSLAGRKAWILPLAFSLATLTSAALGPGIAPFAVAEMALAMSVLVLGLMAAVQSPPRLAAGILMAASVGLLHGHAHGTEGMGLSLQAGYLAGLATSTWGLHAVGLLVARRIPLMGMRLLGGSIALAGASLALAL